Proteins from one Cryptomeria japonica chromosome 4, Sugi_1.0, whole genome shotgun sequence genomic window:
- the LOC131079232 gene encoding uncharacterized protein LOC131079232 yields the protein MEKNISNPFLLQDQTVHPAQIQLPEELRKKVVNLQCESMEGICNVYLVGTCHISTQSCKDVEEIIGFLKPDVVFLELCERRAYCLNPRDPRVTRVPRFTDVMVALWMSNYSNAVSTLRCLVMRKRGEKLGVVPCSEFQSAYREAKKYCGKVVLGDRPAQITWQRTWSKMSFWYKTKLFFTSLLQLATMSLVSVDVDANTANYNQVLERKFPSMAETYIYERDLYMASRLFEVAKECKSVVAVVGKGHVEGIEKNWKKPIAIESLMEVKAATCSSDLKLWTILAFAAVEIAIFSILWLKH from the coding sequence ATGGAAAAGAATATTTCAAACCCATTTCTCCTCCAAGACCAAACTGTACACCCTGCTCAGATTCAGCTTCCAGAAGAGCTGAGGAAGAAAGTTGTAAATTTGCAATGTGAATCTATGGAAGGTATCTGCAATGTTTATCTTGTTGGAACATGTCATATCTCTACACAATCTTGCAAGGATGTTGAAGAAATCATTggcttcttgaaaccagatgtcgTATTCCTAGAGTTGTGTGAAAGAAGGGCTTACTGCTTGAATCCTCGAGACCCTCGGGTTACAAGGGTACCCAGATTTACTGATGTTATGGTTGCTTTGTGGATGAGTAACTATTCTAATGCTGTTTCAACTCTTCGATGTTTGGTTATGAGAAAACGTGGAGAAAAACTTGGAGTTGTTCCTTGTTCTGAGTTCCAAAGTGCATACAGAGAAGCAAAGAAATATTGTGGTAAGGTTGTATTGGGTGACAGACCTGCTCAGATAACATGGCAAAGGACATGGTCAAAGATGAGCTTCTGGTATAAAACCAAGCTTTTTTTCACCTCTCTATTACAGTTAGCTACCATGTCCTTAGTATCAGTAGATGTGGATGCAAATACTGCAAATTATAATCAAGTTTTAGAAAGGAAATTTCCGAGTATGGCAGAAACATACATTTATGAGAGGGACTTGTATATGGCCTCTAGATTGTTTGAAGTTGCAAAGGAATGTAAATCAGTTGTAGCAGTTGTGGGCAAGGGCCATGTTGAAGGCATTGAGAAAAATTGGAAGAAACCCATTGCTATAGAATCTTTAATGGAAGTTAAGGCTGCAACATGCTCATCAGATCTGAAGCTTTGGACTATACTTGCTTTTGCTGCTGTTGAAATTGCGATTTTCTCTATTTTATGGTTGAAGCATTGA